The following DNA comes from Schistocerca piceifrons isolate TAMUIC-IGC-003096 chromosome 3, iqSchPice1.1, whole genome shotgun sequence.
aagaattgttctcacaagtctttacaggacgagagccagcaagcgacttcttctgtgaaagagtattgtaggcgcattgaatttctttgttgcgcttacaactctcttccacataaaagttaaatctgactaacatcaccttggacttagcgTTCAAGATATTAgttgcaattatcacttggatatttgtccattagttaaatctgaggtttcttcctcctctgttcataacaaaaactctcagtgatgtataatgtcgttgttatcaaaacttcttggtgttagcttatcggcaaagatgtcgtatttgccaagataactcttccctacttcatattatgacATTCTGCCTTAATTGACTCTTAAGGGGGTCTTTGGGGTGTTATAACATCCTTATGGTGATGATTATCAAGTTTTAAAAATCGAATGTGTAGGTCATGTCCAGAAGAAAATGTGGACTCAACTCTGACACATTCGAAAGACTCAGAACCTTGGTGGAAAAGCAAACTCGCAGAGTTATTAGTGAAAAAGCTCAGCGCTTATTATGGACTAGTGACGCGAAGACATGTAAATAGTGTGCAAGACATGATAAAAGCAATTATGGCGACATAATATGATATGATTTCCACGGATGAAATTCCTCGACTCGATTGTTGCCCAGAGGGAGAAGACAGCTGGAGCGAGTGGCAGAAACGAACAGCCCTTGGAATGGAACATGAACCGCAAACCACACCCTACTCCATTGCACCCCGAcgtacagaaggaaattcttccaatatatgaaCATTTATCAAGGAATGAATTACTGAAGAGATGCTTAGGTGGCCACACAGAAAATGCGAGTGAATTTTTTAATTCCACTACTTGGTGATTAGCTCCTAAACATTTGCACACCGGACTAAAAGTTGTTGAATTGGCATAGTATTTAGCAGCGGGCTTActcaatgaaggaaattcatcccttctgatgaTCATGAACGAGACAGGAATTGTAGTAGGGACGCAAAGCTTCGattatgccgaacaaatggataaccagcgcgtgagccagcagaatcgacgtagttcattgGGAGCGAAGGAAGGCTGGAAAGCTGGGAGAGCACTGCTGCAAGCGCAAAAAGAAGCCTACGAGGAAGAAGAAGGATTGCTGTATGGTGCTGGAATCTcagattaatcggtaagcataTTACATTATTGTTAACGCCTTTATCTTGAAATGACGTTTTCAGATTTGCGTGCAGTTtaactcaaaaagtatagaacCGATCATTGTGAAAATTGATAGTTTGATTCTTTATAAAATTTCAAATTATATGAACCATCTTGTAAGATGATATCATGATTTGAAGGGTATTTTTCTTTGCCTAGCTAGAGAAAAAAATCGTGAAAGTCGAAGTAAATGGTTACAAAGGCtgcaaaatatttaattttcattattttcacatgaattgaggttcatattcttaCGAAATAAGTCATTGATGTAAAATCAAAACTTTTTCGATTTCAGATGAAAATCTAAATGGCCACACTTCACGTAATTtgagaactatactcacaaccttcagcCGACATCAAAAAGTAACTTTACTTTTggttgaaattattcaaaaaattcacaaaatctgctcgaaatatgaatgaaatgctTTCAAAATatgattaaattctaattaattcttccccCCAAAAAACAAATCTGGAAAAGACAgtgtcaaacagcctcctaatgtggtttcgccccttaaatctcgataacttgccactgtggcagcagtaaccgatctaacaactgcggcaaacgcttgttgtcttacatcgtcgttggcgaccgcagcgtcgtattctgtctgtttacatatctctgtatgtgaataagcatgcctataccagtttctttggcgcttcagtgtgtgtttCCATATGTATCGTCGTGAAATTGTACTTAGTTGGCCGGTTTTCGGAGATTTCGAAGACATTACAATTGATCACATCTCCAGGAATatagaagcaactaaggaacggcAGGaaacttaaaactgagaataaatgcGAACCTTTAACATCTTGTCAGCAGAGACGTACATATGGAATATCAGCTGAGTTCTAAGGGTGTTGAGTTAAGGCTCTGCTCGGCGTTATCgaagaaaaaatcagaaatttcACCTTAAGCGACTAATGACGTGACTCACGACGACGAAATGATGACTCGTTACGGTGTACTTTCGGAATGTGTTTCAGTCCCTTAACAGCTCCGTGACCTCGCTTGGCTGGTATGCACCAGCGACCCAGAGGCGTTTTGGACGTAATGGAGGACAACAGACAGAATGGAGATACGACTTCTTTTTTGGGTTTCATTTTCGACAAAGTTCGGGAATCGTTGAAAAAACAAACATGACGAGAGGACAGTACGAGTAGAGAGAGGAGTTATAATAGTAAGTGGAGAGCAACGACTCTGGCGGGCGCCGCCCATCGCCGGGTCTAGGCGGCAGGATGTGGCGGGGAAGACGAGGCCGGCCCGCGCTATATAAGCCGCCGGCCAGCCACGCACTGGGCAGGAACAGTTCAGTCCgaagcagcagccgcagaagacatGAAGGTCCTGGTGAGTAGCCGACAGCGCACAGTAGCGGGGGCAGGCAGGGCTCACATGGCCGTGCATCTACCTACATGTTCCACAGACAAAATTAAGTGTGCGGTACAGTAAAGGGCAAGAGAATGATAGAAGACGTGGTCTGTTGCAGTACCACCTGCGAATCATATTCAAATGTAGGAATCTCATCTGGGTTGAAACAAATACATCAAAATTTGTATTACTTACCACTAGTGATTCTCACAGAGATGTAACGAGAGTATATCTCGCTTTGGAGCATGAAGCTCTCGTCAGAGATTTTAGTTTCTGTACTTGTAAGGCGGTTGCAGCCTTAAGTAAACGGTAGAAGAGTAGATAATTGAGTTTGTCTCTCCACCACTTATAACACCAGCAACACTTACGTCTGAAACGAAATTTTCATTCACAGTGTTGCTAATATACGGGTGACACGTGTCACTATAAAAGTATACACTTTCTGATATCGTGTAAACTGATGCAGTGAAAGAACGAGCTACCCATCAAAATAGAGAAATAGTTTACAGCACTTACGAAACTAAAGGTCACATTTAAATGATATCATGAAAAGCACATTTTAGTAGAAATCCAAGCAGTATAGATGGATAACCGAAAATAACAACCTACACATATTTAGTTGCAGACGATGTACAAAAAAAAACTGTCTTATCCAAATATTGATTGATTTTTATCCAccgttaaaataaacaatatgatCGAAACTTTATGGCAGAAACATTTGCCATGACTGCAGCTATTCTGTATATAAAATGACATTACTATAACTTCGCTGACAGAATTTCGTGTGTGGATGTATGGATAGTATTACCGTCAATCATCTCAGCGAGAAAGTGGATTTGAGCTTTGAGGACCAGCAGCAGTGGAAACGAGAGaaggactgaaagaggaagaggaaaagaaatgTCATACAGCAAAATTAACGAAGGTAGGAGAAAGAAAACCATTTTCACAACACTACATAATGACTTAGATTGATTAATAAAAggaaaaacataaaatactgtttataATATTTTACCTGAGCTCTTATATGATGAATTTGAGAATAATAGTAACAGGAATCAGAAGGTCTGTAGATGATGATTGTTAATCTAGAACAGCGCTCGTCAAAACGCCACCCAAGGGCCGTAAGCAGTCCGAATCAAGTGTTCATACGGCCAGCGATTATCGGCCTATTTTACAATACTCCTAATATCCATCCAGCAAGTAACACCCGAATCCAGAAACGTCAGTTAAGGCATTGTTAAGAGTGTGGATTTCGTGACCAATAGGTAACAACAACTACTAAGAGAGAAAGTAATTTTAAATGAAACTGATGAATTCTTCCAAAAGCTAAGTAACGTGGGCTACTTACTTCAGGGACAGAATGGTAGGTTGCACAGCAACTGCAAATTAAAGGATTTGTAagggggaatgttttattgttcGTCTTCCAGTAACGACAGCTGAAGGGTGTTCAGAACTCGTACCAAAGAGCTGCTGTGGTGCAAACACAGAAGTAACATGGATTTGTGAATGCGCATTGTAGAggtggtcatcttcaaatgtggtataCATTtgcagcaaggaatatgaaattagatTCAAGCAGTTGTAATATCACACAATAAGAAGAAGGAAAAAGACGTTCAAAACGGCTGATGAATAATTGTGATCCTGTCTCATATTGTATAATACATATAATACTCCCACAGACAGCACAACACTTCATCAGACAATTACAGTCACGGCTTTCAGGTAACTGAGGAAAGCCGACTTGAAGTTTTCAAAATGGTGCCTAATTTTAACAGTCGGCACAAGAGGGTTTTCAGGCAAGTTATTACCCCCTTACTGTAGCTACTCTATTGTGGTCTCAGAATGTATCTCAGAGTGTACTAATTTATGTGGGTCACCAATCAATAGCCAGCCGCTGAGACCGAGcgattctagatgcttcagtctggaaatgtgctgcagctacagtcacaggttcgaatcctgcctcgagcatggatgagtgtccttaggttagttaggtttaagtagttctaagtctaggggactgatggcctcctatgctaagtcccattgtgctcagagccatttgaacaatttgaacaaatCAGTAAAACGATAGATACATATGCGGCCCAAGATACCACTCCGAGACGTCAGTAGTGATTCTTAAGCATTAAAGTTTGATGACGATTActcctgaaaaataaaaatttcattagaGGACCAGATTAGGCATTTTGTTAGCCACTGTCTGCGATAAGTAGAATTCATTCAGAATATAGCAATACAATACGTATCCTGCTTCTagactgttcagtgatgtctaaCGCATACGCTGTCTGCAGGTGATCCTGAGCTCCGTGTTGGCTGTGGCCCTGGCCAAGCCCGGCTACCTGGGTCTGGGTCTGGGGGTTCCCGCCGCCATCCCGGTGCCCGCCGACGCCCCCGACGTGGCCGTGGCTAAGGCGGCGCACCTGGCGAcgcaggcggcggaggcggcgcgcaACACGCTGGGCGTGCCCGTGGCCTCCGTCGTGCCCGCCGACGAGCCCCACGTGGCCGTCGCCAAGGCGGCGCACCTCAACATCCAGGCCGCAGAGGCCGCCCGCAACACCCTGGGCGTGCCCGCCATCGCCGCCGCCCCCGTCATCGCTGCCGCTCGCTACGCCGTGGCCGGCCCCGTCATCGCTGGGCCCGCCAACATCGTGATCGGACCTGGCGGCGTTCCCCTGGACACTCCTGAGGTATGTACTTCTACACCATTTCCTATATCCCCTTCAGAACAGTACACATACCATGCAGTGAGACGGTGTTACTGACAAGGCGCTCCTCCCTTTCCAGGTGGCCAGCGCCAAGGCCGCCCACGCTGCGGCCCACGCTCAGTCCGCAGCCCTGGCCGCCGCCACCCCCGCAGACCCCGTGTCTGGGCTGCCCCTGGCCGCCGTCTACGCTGCCAGCATCCCCGCCATCCACCACGCTGACGCCATCGCCCACCTCCAGTACAAGGCCGCCCTCCTCGGTTAGAGGATCACTCCTACAAAAAGTagtcatgtatcagtcacacactcTTGTAAATAAACTATACTTTACATAAATCTCTCTGTGGTCATCTTTTCACATCTCCTTCAGGAACCTAAGTGACGAAATCGATATATAAGAAAATCAAGCTCTCAACTGCCTAAAAAGATTCTTGAAAAActgatacgggatactctacctgtgctgctagaacatgtgcctttacaagtacgacacaacatgtggtatgCTGTATAATTGAAGTTGGAAGGGAATTgcatatcaggttaccttccattcggaaagtgggtgcactcagcgactgttatgtaacTTATaagttatagagtgcagcaatcagtcgtctttttttaaattttttttcgcaaatccagatttcggctagtagctagccatcctcaatgcactattttctattctcaatgcatgtaagtccctgttgttcgggcgtcagtcacagttcgtTGAATCTGAATCAGGGTTGAGCAAATGTGGTATGTGtgcattgttgttgctgttgtggtcttcagtcctgagactggtttgatccagctctccatgctgctctatcctctgcaagcttcttcatctgtgagtaactactgcaacctacatctttatgtatctgtttagtgtattcatctcttggtctccctctgcgattcttaccctccacgctgccctccaatactaaattggtgatcccttcatgcctcagaacgtctcctaccaaccgatcccttcttctagtcaagttgtgccacaaactcctcttctccccaatcccattcaataactcttcattagttatgtgatctacccatctaatcttcagcattcttctgtagcaccacatttcgaaagcttctattctcttcttgtccaaactatttatcgtccatgtttcacttccatacatggctgcactccatacaaatactttcagaaacgacttcctgacacttaaaactatactcgatgttaaaaatttgtcttcttcacaatatacagggtgttacaaaaaggtatgcccaaactctcaggaaacattcctcacacacaaataaagaaaagatgttatgtggacatgtgtctggaaacgcttaatttccatgttagagctcattttagtttcgtcagtatgtactgtactacctCGATTCGCcgccgtgatttcatacgggatactctacctgtgctgctagaacatgtgcctttacaagtacgacacaacatgtggttcatgcatgatggagctcctgcacatttcagtcgaagtgttggtacgctgctcaacaacagattcggtgaccggtggattggtagaggcagaccaattccatggcctccacgctcacctgatctcaaccctcttgactttcatttatgggggcatttgaaagttcttgtctacacaaccccggtaccaaatgtagagactcttcgtgctcgtattgtggacggctgtgatacaatacgccattctccagggctgcatcagcgcatcagggattccatgcgacgaagggtggatgcatgtatcctcgctaacggaggacattttcaacatttcctgtaaaaaagtgtttgaagtcacgctggtacgttctgttgatgtatgtttccattccatgattaatgtaatttgaagagaagtaataaaatgagccttaacatggaaagtaagcgattccggacacatgtccacataacaaattttctttctttgtgtgtgaggaatgtttcctgaaagtttgggcgtaccttttagtaacaccctgtatgtgcatagGCGGCCAGTCTTCCATTGTCTCTGTTAACCAGATGTTACTGAAGCACCACTTTAACCATTCTAGCCCCGTTTGTCTCAAACGCATACTGTCACAGCCTGTTGACCTATCGCCTTTACCATCGTCTATATTAAGGTCATGTTTGTGGTAGTGACACAGAATTAATGACGAAAGCCTAGAAGACGTTAAGATACTCAAAACGAAAATTTAATGAACCTTTACACTTCTGTGTACATTgggaagaaaattaaatttttgttaaagGATAAAGTGGCCCTCCATATGTATTACAAGTCTGTGGTTACAGTGACAGCGACAAAGTTTGCCAGACGTCACCTGGTGACTTCAGCCGAAAGTTTGGTCACAGTGCGCCCGATCTCCTTCTCTAGTTCTTGGTGGGATGAATTCCATGACTCTCTTGAAACTTATGTGGGGAGCACCATACACTATTTCTTCAGTTATTGGGAGACCAGACACGCTTCgtgaatatacactgacggaaaataatcgCTGCACCAAAAAGCAGTAaacgtacagtaatgaaatttcggcaatgCATTGGCTAGGTAAAATATAAGTGATTAACACTACAAAATTACAGGTTAATACATGCGCGAGACAAggcattccaaatgtgaaatgttgcTACATTAATAAACGTtgaaactgccagaatgttgaatgcaaacatgcaaacgtgcattcacTGCGCTGtacaggtgcaggatgtcagtttgtgggatggagttccacggctGTGCCACTAGGTCAGTCAGTAAAGGGACGGCTAATGTtgtctgtggatgacgctagagttggtAAAACAGTTTGAGGACTCACAGTGGCCATTATATTTTGGATTTATGCAATAGAATAAGTGAGTGGAAGGGCTAAGTCGAGGTGAGTATGATAAATTTCTCTCAAATTGCGTTTCAGTTTTATTGCATCGAGGACTCCATTGAAAACTCAGCAATGTTAATAACAGAACCTCTCATCCATTCACAACGATATCACAATTCAAGACCACGTAGAGTTTTAACCATTTAAATCAATACATCTcaaaaacttctcagcaaacagaaGAACATAAGCTACAATAATTTTAGAAAAACCACCTTAATTAAACAATATGCTTAAAACTCATACTTTATAATTCCAATTAGCCacgcttggaaagtattgccatcACATGAATTGCATTAAAAAtccataaaacaaatttttacgcAGAAAAAGCAACCATTATCAACACAATTAATGAAAGTTAAGTAATGTGGCACATGAACTGTCATTTATCAGAGCGTTGATCAAATACAGCAAACCGGTGGGACCGGAGCCACGTGCTCATGAACCCTTGAGACAATCGGTTTGCCTTAGGCCAGCAACGTCAGCTGTTTTCGAATAAAGGCGAGAGCCTTTGTGGGTAATAAACAAGTCTACCCAGTAATTCGGCGCCTCATGCGATATATATCTGGGCTCACAACCCGtaacaatcaaaaatggttcaaatggctctgagcactatgggactcaactactgaggtcattagttccctagaacttagaactagttaaacctaactaacctaaggacatcacaaacatcaatgcccgaggcaggattcgaacctgcgaccgtagcggtcttgcgtttccagacggtagcgcctttaaccgcacggccacttcggctggcccgtACCAATCAaccataaatacagggttattacaaatgattgaagcgatttcacagctctacaataactttattatttgaaatattttcacaatgctttgcacacacatacaaaaactcaaaaagtttttttaggcattgacAAATGTTCGATATCTGCCCctgtagtgattcggcagacatcaagccgataatcaagttcctctcacactcagcgcagcatgtccccatcaatgagtttgaaagcatcattgatgcgagctcgcagttctggcacgtttcttggtagaggagcttcaaacactgaatctttcacacaaccccacagaaagaaatcgcatggggttaagtcgggagagcgtggaggccatgacatgaattgctgatcatgatctccaccacgaccgatccatcggttttccaatctcctgtttaagaaatggcgaacatcatgatggaagtgcggggaagcaccatcctgttgaaagatgaagttggcgctgtcggtctccagtcgtggcatgagccaattttccagcatgtccagatacacgtgtcctgtaacgtttttttcgcagaagagaaaggggccgtaaactttaaacagtgagattgcacaaaacacgttaacttttggtgaattgcgaatttgctgcacgaatgcgtgaggattctctaccgcccatattcgcacattgtctgttcacttcaccattaagaaaaatgttgcttcatcactgaaaacaagtttcgcactgaacgcatcctcttccatgagctgtggcAACCGCGCCGGAGATTCAAAgcgtttgtcatcgggtgtcagggcttgtagcaattgtaaacggtaaggcttctgctttagccttttccgtaagattttccagaccgtcggctgtggtacgtttagctccctgcttgctttattcgtcgacttccgcgggttaCACGTGacacttgcctgcacgcgttcaaccgtttcttcgctcactgcagtccgacccgttgatttcccctcacagaggcatccagaagctttaaactgcgcataccatcgccgaatggagttagcagttggtggacctttgttgaacttcgtcctgaagtgtcgttgcactgttatgactgactgatgtgagtgcatttcaagcacgacatacgctttctcggctcctgtcgccattttgtctcactgcgctctcgagcgctctggcggcagaaacctgaagtgcggcttcagccgaacaaaactttatgagtttttctacgtatctgtagtgtgtcgtgaccatatgtcaatgattggagctacagtgaatttgtgaaatcgcttcaatcatttgtaatagccctgtacaatggAGCACTCGTCGGCAGTAACAGCCGTTAACGACACGGAGCAAGGAAAGTAGCAAGTCCAGGGCGTAGATAGGCTGTCGTCCGGTTAGCAGGTCCCATCGACGGTCGTTAAAGGTGGAGAGCTGGAAGTGCAAAAAGTCAGTTGTTATCACCCACAGCAGACAGCTTCGCTTAGGAGGCGTCGCAATTGCACTGACCACAGCGCTACTCAGCACCACACACGCAGAGATGCGCACGCGAATTCAAATGCATCGCAAGGGTGAAGACTTTTGAGTTTCTCTCTGAGCTGACGAAACTCCTGGTGTCATAAACGCTGCAGTGCAAACAAAAACTAATTACCGAAGTACATGACAACATTTTCTTTTCAAGAGAACTTTACTACTGTGAGTAAAACAACTTCGAGAAAAATCACGTGTACGTTTCCCAGACATGTGACTGAGTAGAAAAAACATCTGGAAAAGGAGacactgaaagaaaatttctgtGGAACTGTTACTGCGCTTCAAGCTATGAGTAAGATCTGACATTATATTTCGTGACCTAAACGAGTTTgaatttgattttcaaatgttgCAACTCCTTTTCCACAACACATTTGAAAGTCGCCTCCTGAAATCATGTTGGGGCTCACAGACTTTCAGTATTATCATGTGGTGAGGGAGAGGCTTCCTACTGCAGAAAATCTGGAAATcttttgcaaaaatatttatttggaGAGAGTTCCCGCACTTCGAAATAGCTGCTGGAGGTTGCAGTGTGTTCGGAGCAAATAAATAAATGGAGTTTTGGAATAGTCTTACTTACCTTCATCGGGTTGGAGTAATTCATTTGATGACAAGCAGTTTCACTCTCAACATCGAGTTGTTAACAAAAAGATATTAAAAATACCTCCAGTGATATAAAACAGTGTATCGATCTTTTAACATCTGACACCAactatttacagaaaaatgaataAACTGGTAGTAAGAGATATCTGGCGAGATCAGATTCTGTTTAGGAGAATTGTAGGAACGGGAAAGGCGATACTGATGCTGTCACTTATTCTAGAAGATAAGTTAAAAATCgcacctacgtttatagtatttgtagatttagagaaaacttttgacagtgttgcctGGGATACACTATCTGAAATTCTGTAGGTATCAGggataaaacacagcgagcgaaaacTTAGCGAAAACCTTCAAACAAACCACATTGCAGTTATCAGTCGAAGAATATGATacggaagcagcagttgagaaggcaaTCAGAGAGGTTTCCAGTCCACCCTCGATGTTATGCAATCCATAAACTGAGGAAGCGgcgaaggaaaccaagaagaaatttggaaaggtgtTCACACcgaaggagaagaaataacaactttggtGGTTGTTGGTGACGTTGTAATTCACTCAGAGACGGTAAATGATTTGGAAGACCAGATGATTGAATATATTGCGTCTCGAAAACCAGTTACaggatgaacatcaccaaaagtaaTACAAGTGgtgcaatgtagtcgaatgaagtaaTGCGATCTTGAAGGGAtctgattaggaaatgacacattaaaagttgtaaatgagttttctaTTTGGGAAGGTAAATGTCACAACGGGCGACCCAGAAAGCATAAAATatgcagagaagcagtaacaagagAAGCGTTTCCGAAAAGAAAATTAGATAATTTTCAATATACACTCTAAGATTAAAAAACAGGtacaccacgaatgaattatccgaatgagacggaaatcgatagatgtgatctccatgtacagaaaaacaaacgattacaatttcagaaaaaaatagatgatttattcaagagaaagagcttcacaaatcaaaCTAGAaactcgttggtccacctttggcccatAGGCAAGCAGTAAATCGGCTATTCATTGATTAATAGTGTCGTTTAATTTTCTCTTgatggatatcgtgtcaaattctgtccaacaggagcgttagatcgtcaaaatcccaggtGGTTGCAAggccctgaccataatgctccataCTTCCAGAAATGGGAAGAGGTCTGgctatcttgctggccaaggtagggttgccAAGCGCAAAGACAAGAAgtagccattatcttgctgaaatacacacatcaaaaaaagttttccatcacctcggttccgagagtttcggaacctgtacagaaaattggaatagagatcaacattaacaacatttccgccctttgtttgctcatgaaaaccaaacattgcatattgtaccatcaaacagcgagaccttccga
Coding sequences within:
- the LOC124789199 gene encoding calphotin-like → MKVLVILSSVLAVALGKPGYLGLSLGVPAAIPVPADAPDVAVAKAAHLATQAAEAARNTLGVPVASIVPADEPHVAVAKAAHLNIQAAEAVRNTLGVPAIAAARYAVAAPVIAGPANIVIGPGGVPLDTPEVASAKAAHAAAHAQSAALAAATPADPVSGLPLAAVYAAGIPAIHHADAIAHLQYKAAGCGGEDEAGPRYISRRPATHWAGTVQSEAAAAEDMKVLVILSSVLAVALAKPGYLGLGLGVPAAIPVPADAPDVAVAKAAHLATQAAEAARNTLGVPVASVVPADEPHVAVAKAAHLNIQAAEAARNTLGVPAIAAAPVIAAARYAVAGPVIAGPANIVIGPGGVPLDTPEVASAKAAHAAAHAQSAALAAATPADPVSGLPLAAVYAASIPAIHHADAIAHLQYKAALLG